Proteins co-encoded in one Nicotiana sylvestris chromosome 7, ASM39365v2, whole genome shotgun sequence genomic window:
- the LOC104242369 gene encoding ankyrin repeat domain-containing protein 2A-like: MSEADKVVPAAAKEDEKPGSSESKRSSESASTEAQTGETRPTSAAAAGLQNPFDFSAMTGLLNDPSIKELAEQIAKDPSFNQMAEQLQKTFQGAAVEEGIPNFDSQQYYSTMQQVMQNPQFMTMAERLGSALMQDPSMSGMLENLTNPSQKNQIEERMARIKEDPSLKPILEEIESGGPAAMMRYWNDQDVLKKLGEAMGFAVVGEGATSAGVSGTDETEDANEDESVVHQCASVGDAEGLKSAIATGADKDEEDSEGRTALHFACGYGEVKCAQVLLEAGAKVDALDKNKNTALHYAAGYGRKECVALLLENGAAVTLQNLDGKTPIDVAKLNNQNEVLKLLEKDAFL, from the exons ATGTCTGAG GCAGATAAAGTTGTACCTGCTGCAGCAAAAGAAG ATGAGAAGCCTGGATCTTCTGAGAGTAAAAGGTCTTCTGAGTCTGCCTCCACGGAAGCGCAAACAGGAGAGACGAGACCAACCTCTGCAGCTGCAGCTGGGCTTCAAAATCCCTTTGATTTCTCAGCCATGACTGGACTGCTTAAT GATCCAAGTATTAAAGAACTAGCTGAGCAGATTGCAAAAGATCCTTCATTTAATCAGATGGCTGAGCAGCTTCAGAAGACCTTTCAGGGTGCTGCGGTGGAAGAAGGTATCCCCAACTTTGATAGCCAACAATATTACTCTACAATGCAACAGGTTATGCAAAATCCTCAATTTATGACGATGGCTGAGCGACTTGGTAGTGCATTGATGCAG GATCCATCTATGTCCGGCATGCTTGAGAATTTGACAAACCCATCACAGAAAAACCAAATTGAAGAACGAATGGCACGCATCAAAGAAGATCCATCACTGAAACCAATTTTGGAAGAGATTGAAAGTGGAGGTCCAGCTGCAATGATGAG GTATTGGAATGATCAAGACGTTCTAAAGAAGCTAGGTGAAGCAATGGGTTTTGCTGTTGTAGGGGAGGGTGCCACCTCGGCTGGAGTTTCTGGGACAGATGAAACAGAAGACGCAAATGAAGATGAATCCGTCGTTCACCAGTGTGCCAGTGTGGGTGATGCAGAG GGCTTGAAGAGTGCGATAGCTACTGGTGCTGATAAAGATGAAGAAGATTCAGAAGGAAGGACAGCATTGCATTTTGCATGTGGATATGGGGAG GTGAAATGTGCTCAGGTTCTTCTTGAGGCTGGGGCAAAGGTCGATGCTTTGGACAAGAATAAGAATACTGCCCTGCACTATGCTGCTGGATACGGAAGAAAGGAGTGTGTAGCACTGCTTTTAGAGAATGGAGCTGCTGT TACTCTTCAAAACTTGGATGGGAAGACACCAATAGATGTTGCCAAACTCAATAACCAGAACGAGGTCCTAAAGCTGCTCGAGAAGGATGCATTCTTGTAA